The Oryza sativa Japonica Group chromosome 11, ASM3414082v1 DNA window ttacttcacaaacatgcaagttaaaatttaacttctgcaagttttaacaaaaataacaaatatagatGCAAATgtacgataactattttcaatttaatttgttatttttgttgcaacttgtagaagttgaatttgatcttgcatgtttgtggagtaatatatttcatattaatctatgttgtcaattttttttgataactatttagatgatataTAAACAATGAAGGGATATctcctcgagggatgaaaatccataaccttttttttttgtccattatCCATTATCTAATAAGTACGTGCCTTTCATGTCCAGATTAACCAATTTAATTGGTcgatcttatattttttttctctggttAAAGTGAGAACTCTTAGATATTTTCTTTCTACCAATtaacataggaatttttttatttggacCTTTTAGAATTATAATAAAAACTTCTAgtaaaaaaggttaaaaaatatcaccaaaaaaaGGAAGTTAGAAAATTTATTACTGTTTCACTTCTTGCTCCCCAGAGTCCTGAATAATTTCGTCATATTCTTCGTCAGAGTCATCCTCCAGGATCTCCTGTTGTTTCAATTTCCTTTGTTCTTCATGTGTCAGGCTACTCTTATCTTCGTTGAAATCAAACATCTGCCTCACGCATTGTAAAGTGATGCTCATGCATCTGTCATGCAGACCTGAGTCGATCATGAACGCCAACTCTTCAGCCCTTCTGTCGTATTTCTCAGGATCAGCACCACCAATTTTTACGGAGATCTCTTTGAGGCCATATAAGTACTGAATGCCAACTGGTATCGTACTTTCTTGATCAACTCCATCGACATTATAACCAAGCTTGAGCTTATAGAGACTATGCATTGCACCCATATCAAATTTCAACCAAGCTACACAGCAATTGATCTTTAAGTACTTGAGAGCCTTGAATCCTATACCGCCAAAGAAAATAATTTCTGTAGGCTTGGTGTGGACATGTAGCGAGAGATCAGTGAGAGCACGCAATCCCATGAGAACATCAATATCATTTCTCACTAGTTCCCTTACCCCAATCTTCAAAATACGGAGCTTGCTGAGTAGACTGATCCACTTCGGGAGGTAGGAGAATATGCAAattcgtggcaacaactcaagCCTCTCAACAAGTGCCGGGGGAGAGGACATGCTGCTCAAGCCATCACCAGAAATTCTAACGCTAACGTTTGCAGAACTCGCATCAGTAGAATTTACACAAGAGGAGCCTGCAGTTGACATAGTTACAGACTTGAGGTTGCTGAGTTTTTGAAGAATGAAACCCAGGCACTGCAATTTAATCTCCAGACTGTTAGGTCGTATGGTGGAACAAGTGAGCTGAAGATTTCGGAGATTGGTCAGCTTGCCAAGGCTAAGCACGTTCTCTACAGAGTTATAGCTGAGATCAAAATACCCAAATGTGTGAAGCGATGTCATGTGGCCAATTCCATTGGCCAAGTTTGTATCAGCAGGAAGACTCAGATGGAGTAAACCCGACAAATGAGTTGTGTCTAATGGAGCTGTACTTATTCTTGCATCTATCTTAAGTGTTTCCAAACATTGCAGGCCTCTTGTCTTGGTTTGCAGTTCTAAAGTAACATCAGATGTGATCTTTAAATATTTCAGTCGAAAAAGCTGTGAAATTATAGTGAGGTCAAAACTGATAATATCCTCATCATGCCAAAAATGAAGGATAAGAACTTGGAGAAGTGGGAATTGATCTTTGATTGAACGCCACCAATACTTGTAGGCCCCAAAGAAGGCAAGTGTTCGAACTTGTGAAAGTCTCATATTTATTGGTAACTTTGCATCTTTAACATTACCAAAGTGAAGAGACAATCGACGAACCTTGTCAGAAAGTTTGGTAGCTGTCTGAGAATGATGTATTACAGTGACGAAGTTCTCTTCTATAGACTTGTAACTAATAAAATTGAGTACCATATGTTGAATAACGAAGGACATAACGTCACCATTGCCATCAATATGTACTGGTTGGATCATTTTACTACTGACAAGCTCACCAAAACAGGCCTCTGAAATTTCTTCCTTAGTGTGATCTTTTGTTGCACAGATAAGCCCTTCAGCCAACCATTGATTCACCAAATCATCCTTACAAATTAAGTAGTCCTCTTGATATATACTAAGATACAGCACACATGGCTTCAAATGCTCAGAAAGATTATTGTAACTAAGGTCCAACACTTGTTTTATCCCCTCCAAGGTAGGGTTTTTCATCAAATTGTAGCCTAAGGATTTGTTTACATAACCCCATTGCTCCATTTTCCTCGACTTCTCTAGAATACTGGTAATA harbors:
- the LOC4351144 gene encoding disease resistance protein RGA5-like, with translation MEAPTCGLWGAVLNLPGRLDGVLLRHGSILPKGAEEEIPLIKRDLHLMISILNGYYSESPELEDATATTVARRRCWTKEVRELSYDIEDCIDHYEHAATAGSAGGRTASGGIPPRRKITRRRWQRTTPLWIPERLKQRLWMANKIREFSLRAQDALKRHAMFCSSVGGNGIATSTASSSTAATGDASSSSSTICWHTTRFRERDFCVPHVGINVAMNKLEDWLTACDDEDQKRLRVVSIVGVGGIGKTTLANELYRKLRRQFECWAFVRSSQKPDVRRILISILSQLRLQQPPESWKVHSLISSIRAHLQDKRYLIIVDDICFISTWDIIKCALPDGTSSSRVLTTTQYDDLAVQSCGYDTKYVFKMKSLSQHDSRYLFFNTVSGSRFIYSPGSTEVSDDIIRKCGSLPLAIVSITSILEKSRKMEQWGYVNKSLGYNLMKNPTLEGIKQVLDLSYNNLSEHLKPCVLYLSIYQEDYLICKDDLVNQWLAEGLICATKDHTKEEISEACFGELVSSKMIQPVHIDGNGDVMSFVIQHMVLNFISYKSIEENFVTVIHHSQTATKLSDKVRRLSLHFGNVKDAKLPINMRLSQVRTLAFFGAYKYWWRSIKDQFPLLQVLILHFWHDEDIISFDLTIISQLFRLKYLKITSDVTLELQTKTRGLQCLETLKIDARISTAPLDTTHLSGLLHLSLPADTNLANGIGHMTSLHTFGYFDLSYNSVENVLSLGKLTNLRNLQLTCSTIRPNSLEIKLQCLGFILQKLSNLKSVTMSTAGSSCVNSTDASSANVSVRISGDGLSSMSSPPALVERLELLPRICIFSYLPKWISLLSKLRILKIGVRELVRNDIDVLMGLRALTDLSLHVHTKPTEIIFFGGIGFKALKYLKINCCVAWLKFDMGAMHSLYKLKLGYNVDGVDQESTIPVGIQYLYGLKEISVKIGGADPEKYDRRAEELAFMIDSGLHDRCMSITLQCVRQMFDFNEDKSSLTHEEQRKLKQQEILEDDSDEEYDEIIQDSGEQEVKQSTLSEWDIVHLLRNKLNNQQDGTTCHFPVVASYYVDTCQLTAMGAGAGEPWFYFRHHERWMHRMDRSTPSGYWKTAGKASFVYSADRHPVGLKKSMLFYRGPEPSGRKTKWKIDEFWALDNAANGSGELLAQLCRSRQNVGLMPRFPLSLCRLYSTKSSSERHVLATSSDEISEDESD